In the Salvelinus namaycush isolate Seneca chromosome 35, SaNama_1.0, whole genome shotgun sequence genome, one interval contains:
- the LOC120029516 gene encoding guanine nucleotide-binding protein G(I)/G(S)/G(O) subunit gamma-T2-like, with the protein MARDMSDKEILQMELDQLKIEVSTTRTAVSVNCKETMEWVEAQTEGDPLIKGVSDDKNPYKGDKGGCIIT; encoded by the exons ATGGCTCGTGATATGTCTGATAAGGAAATCCTGCAAATGGAGCTGGATCAGCTAAAGATTGAAGTTAGCACAACACGCACAGCT GTGTCAGTAAATTGCAAGGAGACAATGGAATGGGTGGAGGCCCAAACAGAGGGCGACCCACTCATAAAGGGCGTGTCAGATGACAAGAACCCCTACAAGGGTGACAAGGGCGGCTGCATTATAACCTAG